A stretch of the Ischnura elegans chromosome 5, ioIscEleg1.1, whole genome shotgun sequence genome encodes the following:
- the LOC124158860 gene encoding uncharacterized protein LOC124158860, translating to MEDEDIGRFRSSFARSMVDADRSSVTGDDEFGGALLSSVGDDLCTEMTSLGSRTSWSESWSPLPAASPPPHSSSPSCTTPPPHPGPRLMALHSDPSTLLRVQVESLNWKISQMDVGYKMQRVVLQEVLSFLERLPSDLSSNPSESTWRNSSQTCSKCGNVVQSSTRRNSLELSPRNVNFSDTPVNGLPYTIRPGSSFDHSPLRDIPWRRRRRDSSSSAERFGSEAQRLLRTIRSVLAATTPEPNLLGASRGENNSISGRSESLNTSQQTDLSVPQALCGNPVRNGAAASSGLSESEEEAFRLVSEGGQRLWEGQRAWGGRQKAIRSRGGCPKPQMQAMSTSSSSSSSKSYDSQCTGNSGGGKGCLIVECRGDPSQRLPEEEESGFSSLGSLAQDGGKGVVARGSFHEVGLPVDCQGEALTVLWV from the exons TTTGGCGGTGCCCTGCTGTCGTCCGTCGGAGACGACTTGTGTACCGAAATGACGTCATTGGGGAGTCGGACTTCTTGGAGCGAATCCTGGAGCCCGCTCCCGGCCGCATCTCCACCACCGCACAGCAGCAGCCCATCCTGCACCACACCTCCGCCGCACCCCGGCCCTCGCCTCATGGCGCTGCACTCTGACCCCTCCACGCTCTTGCGGGTGCAGGTCGAGTCCCTCAACTGGAAAATCAGCCAG ATGGATGTCGGCTACAAGATGCAGAGAGTGGTGCTGCAGGAAGTTTTGTCCTTCTTGGAGCGGTTGCCCAGTGATCTCAGTTCAAACCCTTCGGAATCCACGTGGAGAAACTCCAGCCAAACATGCTCCAAGTGTGGAAATGTCGTCCAGTCCTCTACACGCAGGAATAGCCTCGAATTGTCTCCAAG AAATGTCAATTTTTCGGACACTCCTGTGAATGGTCTTCCATACACTATCAGGCCTGGCTCCTCCTTCGATCACTCTCCTTTACGTGATATTCCTTG GCGCAGACGGCGGAGGGACTCGTCATCTAGTGCTGAGCGTTTTGGCTCTGAGGCTCAGCGTCTCCTGAGAACAATTCGTTCAGTATTAGCAGCCACCACACCAGAACCTAATTTGCTCGGTGCTTCTCGTGGTGAAAACAATTCCATCAGTGGCAGATCTGAGAGTTTAAACACATCCCAACAAACAGACTTGTCCGTTCCTCAGGCATTGTGTGGCAATCCTGTAAGGAATGGAGCAGCTGCAAGCAGTGGCCTCTCGGAGAGTGAAGAAGAGGCGTTCCGACTTGTTTCCGAGGGTGGCCAGCGTCTGTGGGAGGGGCAGAGGGCATGGGGAGGGCGGCAGAAGGCTATCCGGTCAAGAGGAGGTTGCCCCAAGCCACAGATGCAAGCGATGAGCacgtcatcatcatcttcatcatcaaaGTCTTACGACAGTCAGTGCACGGGGAACAGTGGAGGAGGAAAGGGTTGCTTGATTGTTGAGTGCCGAGGAGATCCGTCTCAGCGATTGCCTGAGGAGGAGGAGAGTGGGTTTTCCTCGCTTGGCTCATTGGCCCAGGACGGAGGGAAAGGGGTTGTTGCAAGAGGTTCATTCCACGAAGTTGGCCTCCCTGTGGACTGTCAGGGTGAGGCCTTGACCGTGCTCTGGGTCTGA